The DNA sequence GCTTCACAATGATGAAATTAATCCTGGTAAAACTGTATGACTGTTGACAGAGTATTGATCATTGCCAAATGTTCAACTGTGTGCACTGGCTTACTGCGAAttggtacactgaaaaaaaattagtttTACGTTTGATAGCATGCATTgtttgtccccccaccccctttttttttgttgttccctTTTTCAGTGTGGACTGGGCGTCTCGCTAATTGGTGCACCTGCCTCCCTTACACACCTGCGAGTCTTCTGCTCATCAGCCAGTTGCAGCATAAAAGCCAGCCTGAACAACCACCCGTTGCCAGTTTGTCAGCGATTCCTTCCTGCTGCACTCGCTTCTGCCCAGCCGTTACGCCCCTGTGCCCTGCTCCCCTTGAATTGGTCGTTTTTGTTCAACCATTCGATTCCTGCTGCCACTTTGACCTATCACACTCCTAGCTAATAAATCcttctcagttcgttgtttctgtgtgtgggTCCTATGCTCTTTTCCCACAAAGCCTAACAACGTTTTTTAACAGGACAGAGGAAGCATGCACATGTGACATGCTGAAACTGTGCGGGAAGATGGCTGtgtgggtgagggtggggggagggccTGAACAAGATAATTTACTCTGTTGTGGCCTGGCTACCCCGTTGACATGCCAGCCTTGAAGTACAGATAGCCGTCATACTGGATATGGCAAGTTCCAGTCAAAATTGGAGCACTTCAAGGCCAAACAGGAGATGAAATCGACTGTTAGGGTAGCTGCGTTTAAACGTGATTGTTTGGGGGCAGTAGATTTCGGTGGCCAACGGTGCCCAAACTGTGTGGATTGCACAAGGACCTTGCAGCGCATGTCACACTTTTGAGGAGTTTATCTGATTGACAATGTGAGTGCCTAAATTGAATATACTGTCATCGTTTGAAACGTCTGCGATAAACCAATTTTACACATCAATGACTTCATGCAATTTATCTGGCTCAACTTCCatacacccctccgtgagtcgtcaccttaccgtggtggaggggtttgtgtgtcccaatgatcctagaagctaagttgtctggggctttatgcccctggcagggtcacccatggcaaacaggttctaggtgaggggccagacaaagcacggctcaaaagaccccaatgatgataaaaataaatggatctaggtttcccttgcccggacgcgggtcaccggggcccccctctggagccaggcctggaggtggggctcgttggcaggcgcctggtggccgggcttacacccatggggcccggccgggcacagcccgaagaggcaacgtgggtcccccttcccatgggctcaccacccatgagaggggccaaaggggtcgggtgcaatgtgagctgggcggcagcccaAGGCGGGgtccctggcggtccgatcctcggctgcagcagctagctcttgggacatggaatgtcacctctctggcagggaaggagcccgagctggtgtgtgaggcagataatttccgactggatatagtcggacttgcctccacacacagcctgggttctggtaccagttctctcgagaggggttggactctcttccactctggagttgctcacggtgagaggcgcagagcaggtgtgggcatactcattgccccccggctcagtgcctgtacactggggttcacaccggtagacgagagggttgcctccctccgccttcgggtgggtggacgggtcctgactgttgtttgtgcatatgcaccaaacagcagctcagcatacccaccctttttggagtccttggagggtgtgctggagagtactcctgctggggactccattgttctgctgggggacttcaatgctcacgtgggcaatgacagtgatacctggaggggcgtgattgggaggaacgtcccccccgatcaaaacccgagtggtgttttgttattggacttctgtgctcgtcacggattgtccataacgaacaccttgttcaaacataagggtgtccatatgtgcacttggcaccaggaaaccctaggccgcagttcgatgatcgactttgtagttgtatcatcggatttgcggccgcatgttctggacactcgggtgaagagaggggcggagctgtcaactgatcaccacctggtggtgagtaggctccgatggtgggggaagatgccggtccgtcctggcagacccaaacgtatagtgagggtttgttgggagcgtctggcggaatcccctgtcagaaggagtttcaactcccacctccgacagagcttttcccatgttccgggggagacgggggacattgagtccgagtggaccatgttccgtgcctctattgttgaggtggccaatctgagttgtggccgtaaggtggttggtgcctgtcgtggcggcaatccccgtactcgctggtggacaccagcagtaaggggtgccgtcaagctgaagaaggagtcctatcgagcctttatggcctgtgggaccccagaggcagctgacgggtatcgaatggccaagcggaccgcggcttcggtggtcgccgaggcaaaaacccgagcgtgggaagagttcggtgaggccatggaagccgacttccggacggcttcgatgaaattctggtccaccatccgacgtctcaggagggggaagcagtgcaccactaacactgtgtacagtggggatggggcgctgctgacttcgactcgggacgttgtgaaccggtgggcagagtacttcgaagacctcctcaactccaccaacacgccttccttggaggaagcagagcctggggactctgaggtgggctctcctatctctgtggttgaagtcaccgatgtggttaaaaagctcctcggtggcaaggccccaggggtggatgagatccgcccggagttcctcaaggctctggatgttgtgcggctgtcctggttgacacgcctctgcaacatcgcgtggtcaacagggagagtgcctctggattggcagaccggggtggtagtccctctttttaaaaagggggaccggagggtgtgttccaactacagagggatcacactcctcagcctccctggtaaggtctattcaggggtgctggagaggagggtccgtcaggaagtcgagcctcagattgaggaggagcagtgtggttttcgtcccggccgtggaacagtggaccagctctacacccttagcagggtccttgagggtatgtgggaattcgcccaaccagtctacatgtgttttgtggacttggagaaggcgtttgaccgtgtccctcggggagttctgtggggggtgcttcgtggatatggggtactgaaccccctgatacgggctgttcggtcactataccaccgatgtcagagtttggttcgcattgccggcagtaagtcggaatcgtttccagtgggggtaggactccgccaaggctgccctttgtcgccgattctgttcataacctttatggacagaatttctaggcgcagccgaagcgttgagggggtccgttttgggggcctcagtattacatccctgctttttgcagatgatgtggtgctgttggctccttcaaacggggctctccaactctcactggagcgtttcgcagccgagtgtgaagcggttgggatgaaaatcagcacctccaaatctgaaaccatggtcctcagtcggaaaagggtggagtgccccctccgggtcggggaggagatcttaccccaagtggaggagttcaattatcttggggtcttgttcacgagtgggggtaggagggagcgggagatcgacaggcgcatcggtgcagcgtctgctgtgatgcggacgttgtatcggtctgtcgtggtgaagaaggagctgagccaaagggcgaagctctcaatttaccggtcgatctacgtcccaaccctcacctatggtcacgagctatgggtcatgaccgaaagaacgacatcacggatacaagcggctgaaatgagttttctccgcagggtgtccgggctctcccttagagataaggtgagaagctcagtcatccgggaggggctcagagtcgagccgcttctccacatcgagaggagccagatgaggtggcttgggcatctgattcggatgcctcctgagcgcctagcccggtgaggtgttccggtcatgtcccaccgggaggagaccccgaggaagacccaggacacgctggagagactatgtcacccagcttgcctgggaacgactcgggatcccccggggagagctggaagaagtagctagggagagggaagtctgggcttccctgctaaagctgttgctcccgcgacccggccccggataagcggtagatgatggatggatggatggatggatgaacttccatacagtatattttaaggTATTTCTTTCAGAATTCttccttttaaatgtcattattttatttttgttcctttCAATGTGACTCAGCTGGGTGCTAGTGCAGCGCCCTTGCACACACGATTGACGAGCTGCCACCCAAATATTGCGTTGTTATACGGTATGCTCTCCTTATTCTATGTCCTGGATTATCACTGCCTGAATCAAGATGGATGATTTCCCCTCTAATTGAACAACTCGGATGTCTATGCTTATCTCAACCCCTATCATTGAAGGACGGATACCCTTTTTGTTTCCAGCAGATTGGAACTGAAGGTGCTAGAGcatgggtgtccaaagtcggtcctcaagggccgctatcctgcctgttttccagctctccaaggagcaacgcacctgattcaaatcatcaggatcgttctaaggctgcttcagagctggctgaggaGCAGCtcatctgaatcaagtgtgttgcagctgggagagatggaaaacaggcaggacagtggccctccaggcccgcagctggacatgcctgtgcTAGAGCTTCTTGACAAGATGTCTGACAAGCCTCTGGAGTTCTTGTGCTCGAAGGCTGGTGGTCATGAGCACCTGCTCATGGTTTGCTTGCTCATTACTGTCATAATCTGTCACGGCCATGTTGGTGATCAGCGAGAGACCCAAGACACGCAAGCCACAATGACGTGCCACCGTTACCTCTGGGACTGTGCTCATACCTAAAAAACAGAAGTAAAGAGGCAAATCGAAAGACAGCTTTTACTACATGTGATCGATCTATTATTGTTCTCTTAAATTTGGGTGTTGCTGTTGAAATGTCCATTGTAATTTCCAGGTCTCTAGTGTGTTCTCGACACTGGTCAAAAAGTTTGGAACTGTCCTGCGCTGTGGTGGGGTTTGAATCTGTATATGTTACTCTATGCATATACAGTAAcggctggttcgccgccctccgggcggctcatcagctagttcctgcggaaggctggtaaggtggtggtttgccgccctccgggcgggtcatcagctagttcctacggaaggctggtaaggtgggccttcggcccacaaaagtgttgttgcttggttcaactttttgttcatcttcattgcttatcgcgaaaataaagagatgtttagctctactaaataactaacaatttcattgcaatgcttgtggatagacaacattttttcgctaagatgcccgcgcgatcgtagtgagccattgcctgagcggcgcagcggcgcggtgaagtaggtacgttttgaaaagggacagacggaaggacagaccgcgtgcgggacgacgcgcaatatatatatatagatgagaATCATGAAACAGAAGGCCATAAGGTCATACAACGAGGgattcatttcaaattttggCCTCCACCACAGAGATTGTTTTCATCAATGTGGTTCCGTCCATGCATACTGTTAATGAGAATGTAAAGGAGGTGATGTCCAAAAGGTATCCTCCCCCAGATATTCGGCTGACCACATGATCACATTTTACAACTACAATATGCTGTCTTGTAGAATGTATTTTCTCTGTACAAAACCATTCACTGTGTGCAGTTATGTGACCTAAATTATTTTAAGGAACACCACATGGCAGCTAAATCCTCATTTTCTGTTTACCAAACAGAAGAGGAATAATCGGACTTCATTTcgaatgcatgaaaaaaatactaCTAATAGTCTAAGTGAGCCTTAGATTTGTTTCGAAAAGTGTAACATTTCTTTCTTGAGCAGAGCATGAAGAACCTGTCCTCACCAACAGCATCCGCTCCAAATTTACGTAGGACGTTGCATTCTGCGATGGTCTCATAATTTGGTCCAGCCACCATACAGTAAACCCCTTCCTGCAGGAAGTTGCCGCATTTCTGTTCATGTGCTGTCTCGATGGCCAAAGCCCTCAGGTTCCGGTCATAGGCATCTGACATGCAAGGGAAGCGCACTCCGAACCTGAGGATGAGGCATTTGGATGAGAGTATACACATTAAATTTCATCGAGTAcaattcacattaaaaaaaagaccatatttAGTCGCAGATTAAACAGAGTAAAAATTGGAGAGTAAAATATTCAGAGTAAATTTTACACAGAAACAAACTTAACTTAAAATTATattcatttgggaaaaaaaactattttttgcaCTCAGAAATTCTCAAAAATTCACTCagaaattcaaaatcagaaagaaGTGTTTAAGTAAATGTCACTTGCGTAGTAATagttatactgtatttatacaCAGAGAGAGGCTGTACAGAtgagatgagataagataaaataaggaAAGATAAGATAAAGTGAGGTAAGCAGTCATTCCAAAGTAAAAAGGAAATTGCACTCTCTTATTTGGTCTACCTGAAAAGAAAACTCCTATCCCTGGTGTCCTTATCAGGAAACAAGATTTTGAGGTGTCATAATTATAAGGTTATTGAACCAAAAACATTATGGCACGAATTTCAAGGAAGCGGCAGGTTTTGTAATTTTCTTCAGCTATGCCATAATTTTATGATAAATTTTACACTTGAAAAGTGTTTTATAATGTGATGCAGGATGACCAAAACAGCAGGGATGCAGGAGAAGCGGGGTgtactgaacaaaatatatgaacCAAAAAACTTCAAGGGAcatactagaaaaaaaaaactcaataacacaaacaaagtcctgaaaactcCAAGAacccaaagtaacaaaaaaccCATGACAGTAGCACAAAAACCTGATCAAGAGTGGTCGGCGTTGCAGTGCTTTGAACAGAAAAGagctaatgacatgatgaccaacaagTGCGACGATGGAGGAGAAGCCCTCCAGTGCCACCTTTTGCTCACAAACAGAACCGAACCATGACAAAAAGAGGAAACTAGCGAGTACAACGAAGAGTGTGTGGATATTTCAGAGGGTCCTGGCAACCGTTTCCCCAATCATCGACTGCATTTGTACATTTCGCTGACAACGACTCTCCATACTTTGATTTTTAGCCACATGTACAGATGAAACACAATGTTGACAACATTCACGATACGTACTGTAGTGGTACAACTTGGCAGCATCTGGCTGGATCTTGCTTGATACACAGAAACTACTTTTTGTTGTGAAACGATACAACATGGCTTTGTTGattgacaggagatgtgagtcaatatctttttcgtcaatggacgctagagcttcttgtttgctttcaaacttagcttgtagcagacatgtgcacattttcagcatgatgtctttgatccagtagttaaaggacactttgattcgctcctcttttatccataactgcttcaaacaacaaagtgtatgcagaaaaagtggttactattgcacgactgtctgcgTCTTATAtgctgtgttgtattattttgtcgttTTATGATAACTGTTTTGAGGGCACCCAGAACGGATCCTCTCACtcttgtggttgagaggaaagaaatttcaagttcaagttcaaatTTAAGTCAActtgtgctctatgtgcaacgtAGAGCACAAGtgaaatttctttccatttcaaaTGTCGTCAGTGCTGTATgctgcacatagagcacatttgacaataaagtagacttgaacttgaacttgatTGGCTGTGTTACATCTGCAACCTTGAAATGCTCTTCTTCACCTGCAAATCAAATTCCGAAATGCAGCAAAACCAGTTGCCCACTACCAGTCACTCATGGAAACTATTTACTGAAACCTGCGCACGGCGAGACAGTTGCATTTGGTCACGTCATTCTCTGTTGGGCGGGccttaaaaatatgacaaactgCATCTTGCATTGGATACCGTGCCTTACCTGTCATCATTGCGTCCAACCAGTGGGCTCTCTCCACCAAACCCCGGCAAGTTGATATGATCCTTAATGACCATAATATCCCCCACTTTGTAGTTGCCATTGAGTCCACCTGCTGCATTCGTGACAATCAGAGTTTCCACACCCAGCAGGAAGAAGACTCGCACGGGGTACGTCACCTACAGCCACAAATATTGTGCATGATAAATTCAGATATTATTTTACTAACAATATATTCAGTATTTTCAATGACGTTGTATTCTTTGATCAATGTCATACGACGATGAGTCATGGGGCTTGGACAAATGGATGTGCGTGGGAACACTGAGGGCTACAATAAATATCTATCTTTTTAAAAGTATattcaaggaggatgaggaatcCCCGGTTACAATATTGTCGTCATTGTGTAACACCAAAGGGGATTGTTATTTCCGCCTACGAGGTTTCTGTTTCTGTCTTACGTGTACCGATGCGGGATTGAAACTTTGTAACTGATTTACACGTAATTATGTGCAGTTATAGTGCACGGGTCAACAAAAACTCAACAGTTTGGTTTAGACGAGGATAAATCTTCACTAATGTCAATTATCAATGTGTGTCAATGTTAAGCCAGAACTCATGCACAACTGCTTTCACCCCTCATTGTTCCTTTGTGGATGGAAAACCCTTGACTGGATGTTAAATATTCATTGTGTGTTCTTGTTAATGGTTTCTCATTGGAATATGTTTAGTTGGCTATGTCCGATTACCCATGTCACAAAAAATGGGACAAAGACCAAAATCTGTCTAAAGTCCTAACTGGTTACAAAAAGCAATCATCGTAAATTTTACCTCCGTTTACTGTATATATGAAACTGGGTTTTATGATATCATTGACTTTATGCGGAAAGTCACATCACAGCTCGTATAAAGACAAAACTGTAATACAATCTTGACAATATGACAAAGGTCAATCCAATGCTAACACAGATGTAAACCATCCACTTAAGTGCAGCTGATCATTCAGCACACACAGAAAATTTGAAGTGAAAGCGTGCTGGTGAAACCCCAACCAAACACAGCAGTTTGTCAAATGAATGTTCTTACAGTGTGCAGGCTGTAACCTTCGTAGAAGTGGAATCGACCCTGCATGCAGACACACTCCCGGCCCTGCAGTTTCCCGAAAACCAGTTGACCGGCATGGCCTGCCACTAAAcagtgcacaaacaaacacccacttGATTTTCCTCAGACacatttctgcaaaaaaaatgtacaatgaaAAGAACACAAATGTTACCCGTGCTAGTTGGGAAACCCGGGATTTCCTTATAAGGGAAAACAATTTGGTCTTCAAGCAAGTCAGCCAGAGCACCCAGGCCTGATCCACAAATGATGGCTACTCTGGGTCTCTGCTTGGTCTGGACCAGCAGCCAGTCGGCTGTCTCTTTGTAGTCATCATACCTGGATCTTAAAGTCGAAGGAAATCGGACTGATTATTATCAAAGGACATATTGTTTGAGGACCAGTATCATCTCAAAACTTAGCATCGGATGTCATGTCAACCTCTAGTAATCCTGTGTcatcttaaccctcgtagtgcaccgcttgcgataaatgtaaaatgatgtctttgaatcaaaggcaaaggcattcaaaaaaacacgagagagctgaaacttatggaggggttctaaaatggccttaatttcatgacgtcactggctgataattctcaggcattgcagcaataataaaaaaatgttttgaaaccttaatcttcacaatttacatattttgcaccatagaaacccattataattaatatttttgaatgcatcgtaaacctaatgtgtatacatgcatttcacgcgatttttacgtcaatcgctttgtttttgcttggacagacgtaagcatgccacattgttgggttgaggtcattccaattttgcaacctttggtggcgtcagaggatcgcaaatgagtttgcctttttgcaggaggcttcaaaccaatgcatatTACATGAACacttccggtcgggattgttagtggggcttggttgggacctccagacacaattttttttcccttttgcaaaaaataaagaataaaaaaatcccaaagaactaataaaaagtaTATATGTATGGTAGCACAGAagactctgaacattttgagtgaaaaaaaaccgaatgtttttataacacaaaatacatcattacaaaaattgtaaaatgcgtaacttaaggcctttttaatttggagcacacaagggttaaacctacattctcaatatccatccattcattcattttggaattcacttttcctcacaagggtcgccggcgcgctggagcctatccaagctgtcttttgGGCAAGAGATGGGGCACatcttgaactggttgctagccaatcgcacaTGGATGAACAACGATACGCTGTAAGAATGATGATGCAATCACCAAGTCGGGATGACCTTGGACCCTCTGTTTCAACAGCGTTTCCAAGAGGGCCTTTGCATTGCCCGAGATAGAGAGTTTGatgatttgaaaacattttccatttcattttaagTATCTTTTGCGACACATAGGAGTGATTAAAGAGGCCGTCATTTGCAAAGGTTGCCCTTCACATTTAACTGATGTGTTAATGGCAGCATTGGACACACTCTACACCGAATGACTGCAGctgcattcattttaaatgtcagtATTTCCTTTTGGTGATTCATAAACTCCGGGAACTAATGTAAGTAGCTATGCTCATCATTTGCTGTGAATTCTAAACTGCATCATCAGTGTGTCCTTACATGTGTGCAATTTCTCTTGTAGTGTTCACTTTGCCAGCGGGTCAATCGTTCATGAAACAGAGATTATTAACCGTGGCTCAAGGTTAATAGACATGAGATGCTTTGCTTGTTTGCTCGAGAAATTATTCGTCAGCAGTTACACATTCAAACAGAAGACGAGCCAACATGAGTaaccaaaaacaagaaaagcacTTGAAATGCAAGATTTTTCTTCTGCAATCGTTTCTCTGAggacaagaaaatattttgtagGCCAAGGTTACCCTAACTTTTTGACTCATTACCCATATATGACACTATAACAAAAGTTATTTATTTCCAAGACAATTATATTAAAATGtgtgcgtgaatgtgtgtgcgtgtgtgtgtgtgtgtgtgtgtgtgtgtgtgtgtgtgtgtgtgtgtgcgtgtgtgtgtgtgtgtgtgtgtgcgcgcacgtgtttCAATACCTGCAGGTATATCAGCTTTGTGTTGAATTAAACAAGCCCCGACTTCACACAGGGTtatcaagaggaaaaaaataaatcaatgacacaacagaaatgatgccatcagagtagactttttttcattcatgattTTCACTG is a window from the Hippocampus zosterae strain Florida chromosome 3, ASM2543408v3, whole genome shotgun sequence genome containing:
- the pnp6 gene encoding purine nucleoside phosphorylase 6 → MASPSSSLSVSCRSRYDDYKETADWLLVQTKQRPRVAIICGSGLGALADLLEDQIVFPYKEIPGFPTSTVAGHAGQLVFGKLQGRECVCMQGRFHFYEGYSLHTVTYPVRVFFLLGVETLIVTNAAGGLNGNYKVGDIMVIKDHINLPGFGGESPLVGRNDDRFGVRFPCMSDAYDRNLRALAIETAHEQKCGNFLQEGVYCMVAGPNYETIAECNVLRKFGADAVGMSTVPEVTVARHCGLRVLGLSLITNMAVTDYDSNEQANHEQVLMTTSLRAQELQRLVRHLVKKL